One Natrinema halophilum genomic window carries:
- a CDS encoding class 1 fructose-bisphosphatase encodes MTIKDPVVEDVVATISRSATEIRQGLIGRRGTIDEENPSGETQAEADVWADGLLADRIAELDGVGQYASEERTDVIDCGDDPAESDAYAIAVDPLDGSSNLKSNNTMGTIFGVYDAALPARGETLIAAGYVLYGPITTMVIATDETVAEYELSGGERAIVDSDVTLPGEPVVYGFGGRVPDWTDDFREYAREIEHELKLRYGGALIGDVNQVLTYGGTFGYPALESRPVGKLRLQFEGNPIGYVVERAGGRSSNGERSLLAVEPEDLHDRTPVHVGNAALIDRLEKALE; translated from the coding sequence ATGACGATCAAAGACCCAGTCGTCGAGGACGTCGTCGCGACGATCAGTCGTTCGGCGACCGAGATCCGGCAGGGATTGATCGGCCGACGCGGGACGATCGACGAAGAAAACCCGAGCGGCGAGACCCAGGCCGAGGCCGACGTCTGGGCCGACGGGTTGCTAGCGGATCGGATCGCCGAACTCGACGGCGTCGGCCAGTACGCTAGCGAGGAACGAACCGACGTCATCGACTGCGGCGACGATCCCGCCGAGTCGGACGCCTATGCGATCGCAGTCGATCCGCTCGATGGCTCGTCGAACCTCAAGTCCAACAACACGATGGGGACGATTTTCGGGGTTTACGACGCCGCACTGCCTGCTCGCGGCGAGACCCTCATCGCCGCGGGCTACGTCCTCTACGGACCGATCACGACGATGGTGATCGCGACCGACGAAACGGTCGCGGAGTACGAACTCTCCGGCGGCGAGCGGGCCATCGTCGACAGCGACGTGACTCTCCCCGGGGAGCCGGTCGTCTACGGCTTCGGCGGCCGCGTTCCCGACTGGACGGACGACTTCCGCGAGTACGCCCGAGAAATCGAACACGAACTCAAACTTCGGTACGGCGGCGCACTGATCGGTGACGTCAATCAGGTCCTCACCTACGGCGGCACCTTCGGCTATCCGGCACTCGAATCCCGCCCAGTCGGAAAGCTCCGGCTCCAGTTCGAGGGGAACCCGATCGGCTACGTCGTCGAACGAGCCGGCGGTCGTTCCTCGAACGGCGAACGATCGCTGCTCGCCGTCGAACCCGAGGACCTCCACGACCGCACCCCGGTCCACGTCGGCAACGCCGCCCTGATCGACCGACTCGAGAAGGCGCTCGAGTAA
- a CDS encoding acyl-CoA carboxylase subunit beta, with product MQIRIAAGATDDETAAIATALAAYVGETVEVFVGDETNPTTVYDSEPSSESSVENEANASEKSVERTSADELGPTERERKLKDEIADILDGGPQKYKDQLADEGKLFVRDRLELWFSGPDSELCFEDGTFAAFDDWHPRGTADDESSGEGDRLPADGLITAAATFEGRDVHVMANDYTVKRGSMAAKGVEKFLRMQQRALKTGKPVFYLMDSSGGRIDQQTGFFANREGIGKYYYNHSMLSGRVPQICVLYGPCIAGAAYTPVFADFTIMVEEMSAMAIASPRMVQMVTGEDIDLQELGGPTVHARESGSADLVATDEEHARDLVARLIAYLPDNADEKPPTREPKQPAKPPAEIDAVIPQEPNRGYDVTDVIDRLVDQGSLLELRPDYGAEIVTAYARIDGRPIGIVANQPAHRAGAIFPDAAEKAAEFIWKSDAFNIPLLYLCDTPGFMAGAQVEKDGILEQGKKMIYATSSATVPKQTVVLRKAYGAGIYAMGGPAYDPESVIGLPSGEIAIMGPEAAINAVYARKLADIDDPEERERMERELREEYREDIDIHRMASEVVIDELVPPSALREELAARFDFYADVEKSRPAKKHGTIL from the coding sequence ATGCAAATTCGCATCGCAGCTGGTGCCACCGACGATGAAACTGCGGCGATCGCGACCGCCCTCGCTGCCTACGTCGGGGAGACAGTCGAGGTGTTCGTCGGCGACGAGACGAACCCGACGACAGTTTACGACAGTGAACCGTCATCTGAGAGTTCGGTCGAGAACGAAGCAAACGCGAGCGAAAAATCCGTCGAACGCACGAGCGCCGACGAACTGGGGCCGACCGAGCGCGAACGGAAACTGAAAGACGAAATCGCCGACATTCTCGACGGTGGTCCCCAGAAGTACAAGGACCAGCTTGCCGACGAAGGAAAACTGTTCGTCCGCGACCGACTCGAGCTATGGTTCTCCGGCCCGGACAGTGAGCTGTGCTTCGAGGACGGGACGTTTGCGGCGTTCGACGACTGGCACCCGCGAGGGACGGCAGACGACGAGTCTAGCGGCGAGGGTGACCGCCTTCCCGCGGACGGCCTCATCACGGCTGCAGCGACGTTTGAGGGCCGCGACGTTCACGTAATGGCCAACGATTACACCGTCAAGCGAGGGAGTATGGCCGCCAAAGGCGTCGAAAAATTCCTGCGGATGCAACAGCGCGCCCTGAAGACAGGAAAGCCCGTGTTCTATCTGATGGATTCCTCGGGCGGCCGGATCGACCAGCAGACGGGATTTTTCGCTAACCGGGAAGGTATCGGGAAGTACTACTACAACCATTCGATGCTCTCCGGCCGGGTTCCCCAGATATGCGTCCTCTATGGGCCGTGTATCGCCGGCGCGGCCTACACGCCGGTCTTCGCCGATTTTACCATCATGGTCGAAGAGATGTCCGCGATGGCGATCGCGTCCCCGCGGATGGTGCAAATGGTCACCGGCGAGGATATCGACTTGCAGGAACTCGGTGGACCGACAGTCCACGCACGCGAGTCTGGGTCGGCTGATCTCGTTGCGACCGACGAGGAACACGCCCGCGACCTCGTGGCTCGACTGATCGCCTACCTTCCCGACAACGCCGACGAAAAACCACCGACCCGCGAGCCGAAACAGCCGGCGAAGCCCCCCGCCGAGATTGACGCGGTAATTCCCCAGGAGCCAAACCGCGGATACGACGTCACGGACGTGATCGATCGGCTCGTCGATCAGGGATCTCTTCTCGAGTTACGACCGGATTACGGTGCCGAAATCGTTACCGCTTACGCCCGAATCGACGGTCGGCCGATCGGCATCGTCGCCAATCAACCGGCTCATCGTGCCGGGGCGATATTCCCCGACGCGGCCGAAAAGGCCGCGGAGTTCATCTGGAAATCTGATGCGTTTAATATTCCCTTACTATACCTCTGTGACACCCCCGGGTTCATGGCCGGCGCGCAGGTAGAGAAAGATGGTATCTTAGAGCAGGGCAAGAAGATGATCTACGCCACATCTTCAGCCACAGTCCCGAAGCAGACGGTCGTTCTTCGCAAGGCCTACGGAGCGGGTATCTACGCGATGGGCGGTCCCGCCTACGATCCGGAAAGCGTCATCGGCCTTCCCTCGGGAGAGATCGCCATAATGGGGCCTGAAGCGGCAATCAATGCCGTTTACGCCCGCAAGCTCGCTGATATCGACGACCCCGAAGAACGCGAGCGGATGGAACGGGAACTTCGCGAGGAGTACCGCGAGGACATCGATATCCACCGAATGGCGAGCGAGGTCGTCATCGACGAACTCGTTCCACCGAGCGCGCTCCGCGAGGAACTGGCAGCCCGATTCGACTTCTACGCCGACGTCGAGAAGTCGCGGCCGGCGAAGAAACACGGCACTATTCTCTAG
- a CDS encoding erythromycin esterase family protein: MLEEDDFSFVAVVSFGSFRETVIAGDEWGTKMERMLVPEASAGSYEDVFHRTGLENEIIEFDRRVGVADRSEQDSIADPRGHRAIGIVYGPTYEGSNYVWTVVPDRYDGFVSVDESEALHPFGKERSETPPETYPCGV, translated from the coding sequence TTGCTCGAGGAGGACGATTTCTCGTTCGTCGCCGTCGTCAGCTTCGGTTCATTTCGCGAAACCGTTATCGCTGGCGACGAATGGGGTACAAAGATGGAGCGGATGCTGGTTCCCGAGGCATCGGCGGGCAGCTACGAGGACGTCTTCCACCGAACCGGACTCGAAAACGAAATTATCGAGTTCGATCGGAGAGTCGGCGTAGCAGATCGCTCAGAACAGGATTCCATCGCCGATCCTCGCGGCCATCGCGCGATCGGGATCGTCTACGGTCCAACGTACGAGGGTAGCAACTACGTATGGACGGTGGTACCGGATCGATACGATGGGTTCGTCTCCGTCGACGAAAGCGAAGCGCTCCATCCGTTCGGCAAGGAAAGGAGCGAAACCCCGCCAGAAACGTATCCCTGTGGCGTCTGA
- a CDS encoding 3-hydroxyacyl-CoA dehydrogenase family protein, whose protein sequence is MVRDQIDRIGVVGAGTMGSGIAQVAATNGYDVVMRDMETEYVENGFDTIDDSLERLANRDGLDEDPATIRERIEGTTILDDLAECDLVVEAALEELEVKREVFADLERVCDDDVLLASNTSTLSITSIAGDLERPERVIGLHFMNPVPIMEGVEIVVGEKTTDEAIELAHDIAEDLEKTTWESDDKPGFVTNRILMPWINEGIRAFDEGIASKADIDAGMELGTNVPMGPLTLADHIGLDVCLHATETLYEELGDRYKPAYLLKRKVEAGDLGKKTGAGFYDYE, encoded by the coding sequence ATGGTTCGAGATCAGATCGATCGAATCGGCGTCGTCGGCGCGGGAACGATGGGAAGTGGAATCGCACAGGTCGCCGCTACCAACGGCTACGACGTCGTAATGCGCGACATGGAAACTGAGTACGTCGAGAACGGCTTCGATACTATCGACGATAGCCTCGAGCGACTGGCCAATCGTGACGGTCTCGACGAGGATCCCGCGACGATCCGTGAGCGGATCGAGGGAACGACGATACTCGACGACCTCGCGGAGTGTGACCTCGTGGTCGAGGCCGCACTCGAGGAGCTGGAGGTCAAACGAGAGGTGTTCGCGGATCTCGAGCGCGTCTGCGATGATGACGTCCTGCTCGCATCGAATACGAGTACGCTCTCGATCACCTCGATCGCGGGCGACCTCGAGCGACCCGAGCGCGTGATCGGCTTGCACTTCATGAATCCGGTGCCGATCATGGAGGGCGTCGAGATCGTCGTCGGCGAGAAAACGACGGACGAAGCGATCGAACTGGCCCACGACATCGCCGAGGATCTCGAGAAGACGACCTGGGAATCCGACGACAAGCCGGGCTTCGTCACCAACCGTATCCTGATGCCCTGGATCAACGAAGGCATTCGAGCCTTCGACGAAGGCATCGCTTCGAAGGCTGACATCGACGCCGGCATGGAACTCGGTACGAACGTTCCGATGGGACCGCTGACCCTGGCCGACCACATCGGCCTCGACGTCTGTCTCCACGCGACCGAAACGCTCTACGAGGAACTGGGCGACCGCTACAAGCCGGCGTATCTCCTCAAGCGGAAAGTCGAGGCCGGCGACCTCGGGAAGAAGACCGGCGCGGGATTTTACGACTACGAGTGA
- a CDS encoding MaoC family dehydratase yields the protein MTGLYYEEFTVGETIDHERRRTISESDNQRFCDMTMNQQPLHLDREFAGDTEFDERLVNGLYTMSLAVGVSIPETTDGTIVANLSYDSVEHPHPVFHGDTIRARSTVTDKRETSDGERGIVSMHVEAFNQNDDLVCEFDRTVLSLKREHATEGGD from the coding sequence ATGACTGGCTTGTACTATGAGGAATTCACCGTCGGCGAGACGATCGATCACGAGCGCCGGCGGACCATCTCTGAGAGCGATAATCAGCGCTTCTGTGACATGACGATGAACCAGCAACCCCTGCATCTCGACCGGGAATTTGCTGGCGACACCGAGTTCGACGAGCGACTCGTCAACGGCCTTTACACGATGTCGTTGGCTGTCGGCGTCTCGATCCCGGAAACGACCGACGGGACGATCGTTGCGAACCTCTCCTACGATAGCGTCGAACACCCTCATCCGGTCTTCCACGGCGACACGATTCGAGCCAGATCGACGGTCACGGACAAGCGCGAAACCAGCGACGGCGAGCGCGGAATCGTCAGCATGCACGTCGAAGCGTTCAACCAGAACGACGATCTCGTCTGCGAGTTCGATCGAACGGTTCTCTCGCTGAAACGCGAACACGCCACAGAAGGCGGGGATTGA
- a CDS encoding DUF5658 family protein yields MSSEGASVYHRLPGDVTPVDLERLLWAVVVLALVADIVTTFIGLELGLSESNPAARGIIEGYGVVGMLVLKAFAITVGLVCRPLLEQKYRSIVPAGLAVPWLAAAILNVYTISAVI; encoded by the coding sequence ATGAGTTCCGAGGGTGCGTCGGTGTATCACCGATTGCCAGGCGACGTCACGCCCGTCGATCTGGAGCGACTGCTCTGGGCGGTCGTGGTACTTGCGCTGGTCGCCGATATCGTAACGACGTTCATCGGCCTCGAGCTCGGGCTCTCCGAGTCGAACCCGGCCGCCCGTGGGATCATCGAAGGGTACGGAGTCGTCGGAATGCTGGTACTGAAAGCGTTCGCGATCACCGTTGGACTGGTTTGTCGGCCCCTCCTCGAACAGAAATATCGGTCAATCGTTCCTGCCGGTCTCGCCGTTCCGTGGTTGGCCGCCGCGATTCTGAACGTCTATACGATTTCTGCGGTGATTTGA
- a CDS encoding class I fructose-bisphosphate aldolase — protein sequence MIPIDDSPIVRDGKSLILAMDHGLEHGPVDFEDVPEKLDPSTVFETATHDAVTAMAVQKGIAEGYYPSYEDDVNLLMKLNGTSNLWMGEPDSAVNCSIEYAVDVGADAVGFTVYGGSNHEIEMVEEFRDAHERAREYDLPVVMWSYPRGQGLKNDTKPGTISYATRLALELGADIAKVKYPGNKNAMSHAVTCAGDMKVVMSGGSKTSDYEFLSQVEAVIDAGASGLAVGRNVWQREDPTRILDALEQVIYEEETADAALEATE from the coding sequence ATGATTCCGATCGACGACTCTCCGATCGTTCGCGACGGCAAGTCACTGATTCTCGCGATGGACCACGGACTCGAGCACGGCCCTGTGGACTTCGAAGACGTTCCGGAAAAACTGGACCCGTCGACGGTTTTCGAGACGGCGACCCACGACGCCGTTACTGCGATGGCGGTCCAGAAGGGGATCGCAGAAGGGTATTATCCGAGCTACGAGGACGACGTCAATCTGCTGATGAAGCTAAACGGGACGTCGAACCTCTGGATGGGGGAACCGGACTCGGCGGTCAACTGTTCGATCGAGTACGCCGTCGACGTCGGGGCCGACGCCGTCGGATTTACCGTCTACGGCGGATCGAACCACGAAATCGAGATGGTCGAAGAGTTCCGCGACGCCCACGAACGAGCCCGCGAGTACGACCTTCCGGTCGTCATGTGGTCGTATCCGCGCGGACAGGGCCTGAAAAACGACACCAAACCCGGCACGATCTCCTACGCCACCCGTCTCGCACTCGAACTCGGCGCCGACATCGCGAAGGTCAAATACCCCGGTAACAAGAACGCGATGAGCCACGCGGTCACCTGTGCCGGGGACATGAAAGTCGTCATGAGCGGCGGCTCCAAGACGTCTGACTACGAGTTCCTCTCGCAAGTAGAAGCGGTCATCGACGCCGGTGCGAGCGGGCTCGCGGTCGGGCGCAACGTCTGGCAGCGTGAAGATCCCACTCGAATCCTCGACGCCCTCGAGCAGGTCATCTACGAGGAAGAAACCGCTGACGCCGCACTCGAGGCGACCGAATAG
- a CDS encoding PH domain-containing protein codes for MAAARNGVLGVTVRTVALERIQNTTVEQHPLGRLVGYGTVTIETASGTEIAFWNVEEPTGIRARLEAERKRLTGAEVPGSRDQWDAILAELQEWRRVLECDF; via the coding sequence GTGGCCGCGGCCCGCAACGGCGTTCTCGGCGTTACCGTCCGGACCGTGGCGCTCGAGCGAATTCAAAATACGACGGTCGAGCAGCATCCGCTCGGTCGACTCGTCGGCTACGGCACCGTTACGATCGAAACCGCGAGCGGCACCGAGATCGCGTTCTGGAACGTCGAGGAGCCGACGGGGATTCGAGCACGACTCGAGGCCGAACGCAAGCGTCTGACCGGGGCCGAGGTTCCGGGCTCGCGCGACCAGTGGGACGCGATCCTCGCCGAACTTCAGGAGTGGCGACGCGTTCTGGAGTGCGATTTCTAA